One part of the Acuticoccus sediminis genome encodes these proteins:
- a CDS encoding type 1 glutamine amidotransferase domain-containing protein, whose protein sequence is MGKILIVLSAADHWMRADGTLAPAGFWAEELINMHRVLVAAGQEVDVATPGGMTPVPDPDSLNQEFVGPDAARFKAYLEALAPCLRSTLRLSDVSAATYGAVVIPGGHGPLEDLYKDPDMGRLLEEADRGE, encoded by the coding sequence ATGGGCAAGATCCTGATCGTTCTGTCTGCGGCGGATCACTGGATGCGAGCGGATGGCACGTTGGCTCCGGCCGGGTTTTGGGCCGAGGAGCTTATCAACATGCACCGGGTCTTGGTCGCGGCTGGACAAGAGGTGGATGTGGCCACGCCGGGCGGGATGACGCCGGTCCCTGACCCCGACAGCCTCAATCAGGAGTTCGTCGGTCCGGACGCAGCGCGCTTCAAGGCTTATCTTGAAGCCCTAGCCCCGTGTCTGCGGTCGACGCTGCGACTTTCGGATGTCTCGGCCGCGACCTACGGGGCCGTGGTCATTCCGGGCGGCCACGGGCCGTTGGAGGATCTTTACAAGGATCCGGACATGGGGAGGCTCCTCGAAGAAGCCGATCGGGGAGAGTGA
- a CDS encoding helix-turn-helix transcriptional regulator encodes MSAAPHVTRRTIRRQQLREIVPLADSTIYDMEQRGEFPQRFYLTSRCVVWDLAEVEAWLDARRRATRANAVKRAPSPDVRLRRSRPVKL; translated from the coding sequence ATGAGCGCTGCCCCGCATGTCACCCGAAGGACAATTCGGCGGCAGCAGTTGCGCGAGATTGTGCCGCTTGCCGACAGCACGATCTACGACATGGAGCAGCGCGGAGAATTCCCACAGCGCTTCTATCTCACCTCGCGATGCGTCGTCTGGGACTTAGCAGAGGTCGAGGCTTGGCTCGACGCTCGACGCCGTGCCACTAGGGCTAATGCTGTTAAGCGCGCTCCAAGCCCCGACGTTAGATTGCGCCGTTCGCGACCCGTCAAACTCTAG
- a CDS encoding tyrosine-type recombinase/integrase — MLTDTAIKALRSQKKLYKVSDRDGMYVVVQPSGAIVFRYDYRLNGRRETLTLGRYGSDGLSLARAREKLIDAKRAISEGRSPAQEKQHDKRRLKEAKRFGEFGEKWFQESRMADSTRAMRRSIYERDVLPTFRNRLLTEITPDDLRMMCGKVKDRGAPATAVHVRDIVKLIFAFAILHGEKVANPADEVGPASIATFVPKDRSLSPAEIRVMLGQLEHVPTLPTIRLGMKLFLLTMVRKSELQDATWDEVDFENAVWSIPKERMKRSKAHNVYLSQQAVDIFIALKTCAGNSRYVLPSRYDADAPMSRATFNRITTAVVVRAKKEGLPLEPFTVHDLRRTGSTLLNELGFNSDWIEKCLAHEDGRSSRGIYNKAEYEHQRRHMMQEWSNLVDAWVLGRKYVPTLLPATMEMLELEPRV, encoded by the coding sequence ATGCTGACTGACACTGCGATTAAGGCGCTGAGATCGCAGAAGAAATTGTACAAGGTGAGCGATCGTGACGGTATGTACGTTGTGGTGCAGCCGTCCGGGGCGATCGTATTCCGGTACGACTACCGCCTCAACGGACGTCGCGAGACGCTGACGCTCGGCCGATACGGCTCAGATGGCCTCTCGCTTGCGAGGGCTCGCGAGAAGCTGATCGATGCGAAGCGCGCCATTTCCGAAGGACGGTCTCCCGCTCAAGAGAAGCAGCACGACAAACGCCGACTGAAGGAGGCGAAGAGGTTCGGCGAGTTCGGCGAGAAGTGGTTCCAGGAGTCGCGCATGGCAGACAGCACGCGCGCCATGCGCCGCTCGATCTACGAGCGCGACGTCCTGCCAACGTTTCGAAACAGGCTTCTGACGGAGATCACGCCTGACGATCTCCGCATGATGTGCGGGAAGGTGAAGGATCGCGGCGCTCCAGCCACCGCTGTGCATGTGCGGGATATCGTCAAGCTGATCTTTGCGTTCGCGATCTTACATGGCGAGAAGGTAGCCAACCCAGCGGATGAAGTTGGGCCGGCGTCTATCGCGACCTTCGTACCGAAGGATCGTTCGCTATCTCCTGCGGAGATCCGCGTCATGCTCGGACAGCTCGAGCATGTACCGACCCTGCCGACTATACGGCTGGGAATGAAGCTCTTCCTCCTAACGATGGTCAGGAAAAGCGAGCTGCAAGATGCGACGTGGGACGAAGTCGATTTCGAGAACGCCGTCTGGTCGATACCCAAGGAGCGAATGAAGCGGTCGAAGGCGCACAACGTCTATCTGTCACAGCAGGCCGTCGACATCTTCATCGCGCTGAAAACCTGCGCAGGCAATTCGCGCTATGTCCTTCCGTCGCGATATGACGCTGACGCGCCCATGTCGCGGGCGACGTTCAACCGGATTACGACCGCAGTCGTTGTCAGAGCGAAAAAGGAGGGGCTGCCACTCGAACCCTTCACTGTTCACGATCTACGTCGCACTGGCTCGACGCTGTTGAATGAGCTCGGCTTCAACAGCGACTGGATCGAGAAGTGCTTGGCGCACGAGGACGGAAGGTCGTCGCGTGGCATCTACAACAAGGCGGAATATGAGCATCAACGCCGGCATATGATGCAGGAGTGGTCGAATTTGGTGGACGCGTGGGTGTTGGGGCGGAAGTATGTTCCGACGCTGCTCCCCGCCACGATGGAAATGCTTGAGTTGGAGCCTAGAGTTTGA
- the guaA gene encoding glutamine-hydrolyzing GMP synthase, with the protein MAHDTILIVDFGSQVTQLIARRVREAGVFSVVAPYQEAAAAFAEHKPSGVIFSGGPSSTHWEGSPRAPQEIYDSGVPLMGICYGQMAMNDQLGGRVEGSDHREFGRAEIEVVGHSPLIEGIWSPGETHTVWMSHGDRVVEPAPGFEVVARSPGAPFAIIANEERRAYGLMFHPEVVHTPDGARLIESFVRRIVRATGDWTMAAFREEAIARIREQVGDGRVICGLSGGVDSTVTAVLLAEAIGDRLTCIFVDHGLLRENEAEQVETMFAGRNDVIFNKVDASETFLNALEGVTDPEVKRKTIGRLFVEVFEKEAKAVKGDFLAQGTLYPDVIESVSPTGGPSVTIKSHHNVGGLPERMGLKLVEPLRLLFKDEVRALGRELGLAETFVGRHPFPGPGLAIRCPGAITRDGLAVLRRADAIFIEEIRAAGLYDRIWQAFAVLLPVETVGVMGDARTYEKVLGLRAVTSTDGMTADIYPFDVTFLGRVASRIVNEVRGVNRVVYDVTSKPPGTIEWE; encoded by the coding sequence ATGGCGCACGACACGATCCTCATCGTCGATTTTGGTTCTCAGGTCACCCAGCTCATCGCACGTCGCGTGCGCGAGGCGGGGGTGTTTTCCGTGGTCGCACCGTACCAGGAAGCGGCCGCCGCATTTGCCGAACACAAGCCGAGCGGGGTGATCTTCTCCGGCGGCCCGTCATCCACCCACTGGGAGGGATCGCCGCGCGCCCCGCAGGAGATCTACGACTCCGGCGTGCCCCTGATGGGCATCTGCTACGGCCAGATGGCGATGAACGACCAGCTCGGCGGCCGCGTCGAGGGGAGCGACCATCGCGAGTTCGGCCGCGCCGAGATCGAGGTGGTCGGCCACAGCCCGCTGATCGAGGGCATCTGGTCCCCCGGCGAGACGCACACCGTATGGATGAGCCACGGCGACCGCGTCGTCGAGCCGGCGCCCGGCTTCGAGGTGGTCGCCCGCTCGCCCGGCGCGCCGTTCGCGATCATCGCCAACGAGGAGCGCCGCGCCTACGGGCTGATGTTCCACCCGGAAGTGGTCCACACGCCGGACGGCGCGCGTCTCATCGAGTCCTTCGTGCGCCGCATCGTCAGGGCCACCGGCGACTGGACGATGGCCGCCTTCCGCGAGGAGGCGATCGCCAGGATCCGCGAGCAGGTCGGCGACGGCCGCGTGATCTGCGGCCTCTCCGGCGGCGTCGACTCCACCGTGACCGCCGTGCTCCTGGCGGAGGCCATCGGCGACCGGCTCACCTGCATCTTCGTCGACCACGGTCTCCTGCGCGAGAACGAGGCCGAGCAGGTCGAGACGATGTTCGCCGGCCGCAACGACGTCATCTTCAACAAGGTCGATGCCTCCGAGACCTTCCTGAATGCGCTCGAGGGCGTCACCGACCCCGAGGTCAAGCGCAAGACCATCGGCCGCCTCTTCGTCGAGGTGTTCGAGAAGGAAGCGAAGGCGGTCAAGGGCGACTTCCTCGCCCAGGGCACCCTCTACCCCGACGTCATCGAGAGCGTGTCGCCGACCGGCGGCCCCTCGGTCACCATCAAGAGCCACCACAACGTCGGCGGCCTTCCGGAGCGGATGGGCCTCAAGCTCGTCGAGCCGCTGCGCCTCCTCTTCAAGGACGAGGTGCGTGCGCTGGGCCGGGAGCTGGGCCTCGCCGAGACGTTCGTCGGCCGGCACCCGTTCCCCGGACCGGGCCTCGCGATCCGCTGCCCCGGCGCCATCACCCGCGACGGCCTGGCGGTGCTGCGCCGCGCCGACGCGATCTTCATCGAGGAGATCCGCGCCGCCGGGCTCTACGACCGGATCTGGCAGGCCTTCGCGGTGCTGCTCCCGGTCGAGACCGTCGGCGTGATGGGCGACGCGCGGACCTACGAGAAGGTGCTCGGCCTTCGCGCGGTGACGTCCACCGACGGCATGACCGCCGACATCTACCCCTTCGACGTGACGTTCCTCGGCCGCGTCGCCTCGCGCATCGTCAACGAGGTGCGCGGCGTCAACCGCGTCGTCTACGACGTCACCTCCAAGCCCCCCGGCACGATCGAGTGGGAATGA
- a CDS encoding squalene/phytoene synthase family protein has translation MGIEDAVRDGDRTRWLAALFAPEPTRPALHALAAYRLELKRIVETVSDPMAAEIRLQWWRDAIRNEGYGAGRSVPLVDHLRQGAERYRWPLETLCAVSEAFIHDLYADPLASWDDFDGYAGEGQGALVQLAAMALCVDALGADDGLAAARSAGTAAGYAGVVLAAADVASSVPRRFARGVSLVPSSVWREATGEEQGASMSAGRLPEGAGRAASAVAGHGEAAHRAMREHIAGVAPAARAAFLPALAARRHLALAARAPLSEPQPAVWRTQIDLWRAARWVNRAG, from the coding sequence ATGGGGATCGAAGACGCGGTCCGCGACGGTGACCGCACCCGCTGGCTCGCGGCGCTCTTCGCACCCGAGCCGACGCGCCCGGCCCTCCACGCCCTCGCCGCCTACCGCCTCGAGCTGAAGCGCATCGTCGAGACCGTGTCCGACCCGATGGCGGCCGAGATCCGCCTGCAGTGGTGGCGCGACGCGATCCGCAACGAGGGGTACGGCGCCGGCCGCTCCGTCCCGCTCGTCGATCACCTGCGACAGGGGGCCGAGCGCTACCGCTGGCCGCTGGAGACGCTCTGCGCCGTCAGCGAGGCCTTCATCCACGACCTCTACGCCGACCCGCTCGCGAGCTGGGACGATTTCGACGGCTATGCCGGCGAAGGGCAGGGCGCGCTCGTCCAGCTCGCCGCCATGGCGCTCTGCGTCGACGCGCTGGGGGCGGACGACGGCCTCGCCGCCGCCCGCAGCGCCGGGACCGCCGCGGGGTACGCCGGCGTCGTCCTCGCCGCGGCGGACGTGGCGTCGAGCGTGCCGCGCCGGTTCGCGCGCGGGGTCAGCCTCGTGCCGTCCAGCGTCTGGCGGGAAGCGACGGGCGAGGAGCAGGGCGCCTCGATGTCCGCCGGCCGCCTGCCGGAGGGGGCCGGCAGAGCCGCGTCGGCCGTCGCCGGGCACGGCGAGGCCGCGCATCGGGCCATGCGCGAGCACATCGCCGGGGTGGCGCCGGCCGCCCGCGCCGCGTTCCTCCCGGCACTCGCCGCGCGGCGGCACCTCGCGCTAGCGGCCCGCGCTCCGCTTTCCGAGCCGCAACCGGCGGTCTGGCGGACCCAGATCGACCTCTGGCGCGCCGCGCGCTGGGTCAACCGGGCGGGCTGA
- a CDS encoding Mth938-like domain-containing protein produces the protein MTGLVIRDAHFPGRAPIDAYGNGGFRFAGMSHRGSLLCVPSGIYGWAPAEAADITPESLARVIEERGEIDVLLVGVGTVPFPLGGPSAAALRAQGVRFDTMNTGAAVRTFNVMISEERRVAAALIAVD, from the coding sequence ATGACTGGCCTCGTCATCCGCGACGCCCACTTCCCGGGGCGGGCACCCATCGATGCCTACGGCAACGGTGGCTTCCGCTTCGCCGGGATGAGCCATCGCGGGTCGCTCCTGTGCGTCCCGTCCGGCATCTACGGCTGGGCTCCGGCGGAGGCGGCCGACATCACGCCCGAGTCGCTCGCCCGCGTCATCGAGGAGCGCGGCGAGATCGACGTTCTGCTCGTGGGGGTCGGCACGGTGCCGTTCCCGCTCGGCGGACCGTCCGCGGCAGCGTTGCGGGCACAGGGCGTCCGGTTCGACACGATGAACACCGGCGCCGCCGTGCGCACCTTCAACGTCATGATATCGGAGGAGCGGCGGGTCGCGGCGGCCTTGATCGCTGTCGACTGA
- the secF gene encoding protein translocase subunit SecF: MKRLSLPTDTKIAFMRWRVPAMIGSAIGCILSLALFALVGMNYGIDFQGGTMVELRFHEVRPISEIRQEVGQLGLGDVQIVEFGEPTDILIRVEEQPGGDEAQQLAVMQLRELYGNDADFRRVEVVGPRVSGELAQAGIIAVVVALIAIMVYIWLRFEWHFAVGAVLCTMHDVILTIGLFSATQLDFNLTSIAAVLTIVGYSLNDTVVVYDRVRENLRRYKRMPMPQLIDLSINQTLSRTLMTSITTLLALAALFVFGGEVIRSFTFAMIWGIVVGTYSSIFIAAPLLITLHLRPGRASGGGKEDEADDGEPAGDAEPTPA, from the coding sequence ATGAAACGACTCTCCCTTCCCACGGACACCAAGATCGCCTTCATGCGCTGGCGCGTGCCGGCAATGATCGGCTCGGCCATCGGCTGCATCCTCTCCCTCGCCCTCTTCGCGCTCGTGGGGATGAACTACGGCATCGACTTCCAGGGCGGCACCATGGTGGAGCTGCGCTTCCACGAAGTGCGGCCGATCTCGGAGATCCGCCAGGAAGTCGGCCAGCTCGGCCTCGGCGACGTCCAGATCGTCGAGTTCGGGGAGCCGACGGACATCCTCATCCGCGTCGAGGAGCAGCCCGGCGGGGACGAGGCGCAGCAGCTCGCGGTGATGCAGCTGCGCGAGCTCTACGGCAACGACGCCGACTTCCGCCGCGTCGAGGTCGTGGGGCCGCGCGTCTCCGGCGAGCTGGCGCAGGCCGGCATCATCGCCGTCGTCGTCGCCCTGATCGCGATCATGGTCTACATCTGGCTGCGGTTCGAGTGGCACTTCGCCGTCGGCGCCGTGCTCTGCACGATGCACGACGTGATCCTGACCATAGGTCTGTTCTCGGCGACCCAGCTAGACTTCAACCTCACATCCATCGCGGCGGTGCTGACCATCGTCGGCTACTCGCTGAACGACACCGTCGTCGTCTACGACCGCGTGCGTGAGAACCTGCGGCGCTACAAGCGCATGCCGATGCCGCAGCTCATCGACCTGTCGATCAACCAGACCCTGTCGCGCACGTTGATGACCTCCATCACGACGCTGCTCGCGCTGGCGGCCCTGTTCGTGTTCGGCGGCGAGGTGATCCGCTCGTTCACGTTCGCGATGATCTGGGGCATCGTGGTCGGCACCTACTCGTCGATCTTCATCGCGGCGCCGCTCCTCATCACGCTGCACCTGCGCCCGGGCCGTGCGTCCGGCGGCGGCAAGGAGGACGAGGCCGACGACGGCGAGCCGGCCGGCGACGCGGAGCCGACGCCGGCCTGA
- the secD gene encoding protein translocase subunit SecD, giving the protein MLHFPRWQTISIVLVVILGVAAVIPNLVPRSWMAPLPSWLPKERIVLGLDLQGGAYLLYQVDQEDYIDTRLRTVTNEVREALLKEPRIGYTGLGVVSDGVEVRIRDNTRIDEAADRLRQLLNPLGQGVFTQGGVNEFEFSQSDNGLMRLQFTEAGLAQRVRSIVDQSIEVVRRRVDELGTTEPNIQRQGDDRILVEAPGGDPEQLKAIIGTTAQLTFHLVDTSVNPTDVLQRGRAPAGKMLLMTSEDNEAEPGVPYVVDEAPLITGEDLTDAQPAFQQQTNEPVVTFRLTTGGARRFCDVTTREAPSRTPFAIVLDDEVVSAPSIREPICGGAGQISGSFTVQSANDLAVLLRAGALPAALTLVEERTVGPGLGADSIAAGETAAIVGAVLVAASMVLVYGFFGVIANVALVVNVVLILGLLSLLGATLTLPGIAGIVLTIGMAVDANVLIYERIREEGRAGRSPILAIDAGFSRAFATILDANVTTLIAAVILFQLGSGPVRGFAVTLAIGILTTIFTAFLFTRLMVAMWVRRRRPTEVPV; this is encoded by the coding sequence ATGCTGCACTTCCCACGCTGGCAGACGATTTCCATCGTCCTCGTCGTCATCCTCGGCGTGGCGGCGGTGATCCCCAATCTGGTCCCCCGCTCGTGGATGGCGCCGCTGCCATCGTGGCTGCCGAAGGAGCGCATCGTCCTCGGCCTCGACCTGCAGGGCGGTGCCTACCTGCTCTACCAGGTCGATCAGGAAGACTACATCGACACGCGACTGCGCACCGTCACCAACGAGGTGCGTGAGGCGCTCCTGAAGGAGCCCCGGATCGGCTACACGGGCCTCGGCGTCGTCAGCGACGGCGTCGAAGTGCGGATCCGCGACAACACGCGGATCGACGAGGCCGCCGACCGGCTGCGCCAGCTCCTGAACCCGCTCGGTCAGGGCGTCTTCACCCAGGGCGGCGTCAACGAGTTCGAGTTCTCCCAGTCCGACAACGGCCTGATGCGGCTGCAGTTCACCGAGGCGGGCCTCGCCCAGCGCGTGCGCTCCATCGTGGACCAGTCCATCGAGGTGGTGCGCCGCCGCGTCGACGAGCTCGGCACGACCGAGCCGAACATCCAGCGCCAGGGCGACGACCGCATCCTCGTCGAGGCGCCGGGCGGTGATCCGGAGCAGCTCAAGGCGATCATCGGCACCACCGCGCAGCTGACCTTCCACCTGGTCGACACCTCGGTGAACCCCACTGACGTTCTGCAGCGGGGCCGCGCCCCGGCCGGCAAGATGCTGCTGATGACGTCGGAGGACAACGAGGCCGAGCCGGGCGTTCCCTACGTCGTCGACGAGGCGCCGCTCATCACCGGCGAGGACCTCACCGACGCCCAGCCCGCCTTCCAGCAGCAGACCAACGAACCGGTGGTGACCTTCCGCCTCACCACGGGCGGCGCACGGCGCTTCTGCGACGTGACCACCCGCGAGGCGCCGTCGCGCACCCCGTTCGCCATCGTCCTCGACGACGAGGTGGTGTCCGCGCCCTCCATCCGCGAGCCGATCTGCGGTGGCGCCGGTCAGATCTCCGGCTCCTTCACGGTCCAGTCGGCCAACGACCTCGCGGTCCTGCTGCGCGCCGGTGCGCTGCCCGCCGCCCTGACGCTGGTCGAGGAGCGGACCGTCGGCCCCGGCCTCGGCGCCGACTCGATCGCCGCCGGCGAGACCGCCGCCATCGTCGGCGCCGTGCTCGTCGCCGCGTCGATGGTGCTGGTCTATGGCTTCTTCGGCGTGATCGCGAACGTCGCGCTGGTCGTGAACGTCGTCCTCATCCTGGGACTCCTGTCGCTCCTCGGGGCGACGCTGACGCTGCCGGGCATCGCCGGCATCGTGCTGACGATCGGTATGGCGGTGGACGCCAACGTGCTGATCTACGAGCGCATCCGGGAGGAGGGGCGCGCCGGCCGCAGTCCGATCCTCGCGATCGACGCGGGCTTCAGCCGGGCCTTCGCCACCATCCTGGACGCCAACGTCACGACCCTCATCGCGGCGGTCATCCTGTTCCAGCTCGGATCCGGCCCCGTCCGCGGCTTCGCCGTCACGCTGGCGATCGGCATTCTCACGACGATCTTCACGGCGTTCCTGTTCACGCGGCTGATGGTGGCGATGTGGGTTCGCCGCCGCCGCCCGACCGAAGTGCCGGTGTAA
- the yajC gene encoding preprotein translocase subunit YajC yields MFITEAFAQAPGGAGGGAGFIVQLAPFLLIFVIMWFLIIRPQRQRMKQHQAMVSALKRNDTVVTAGGLIGKVTKVVDDNEIEIKFGDNEPVRVVRSTITEVRAKPEPAAAAND; encoded by the coding sequence ATGTTCATCACAGAAGCCTTCGCGCAGGCTCCCGGCGGCGCAGGTGGTGGCGCTGGTTTCATCGTTCAGCTCGCCCCGTTCCTGCTGATCTTCGTTATTATGTGGTTCCTGATCATCCGCCCGCAGCGGCAGCGGATGAAGCAGCACCAGGCGATGGTCTCCGCGCTGAAGCGCAACGACACGGTCGTCACCGCCGGCGGACTCATCGGCAAGGTGACGAAGGTGGTCGACGACAACGAGATCGAGATCAAATTCGGCGACAACGAGCCCGTCCGCGTCGTGCGCAGCACGATCACGGAAGTTCGCGCGAAGCCTGAACCGGCGGCTGCGGCGAACGACTGA
- the folK gene encoding 2-amino-4-hydroxy-6-hydroxymethyldihydropteridine diphosphokinase has translation MPVATLALGSNLGERAAMLDRAEAAFADLPATVLAASSRHVTPALLPPGAPPDWNIAYLNSVVQIDTELSPLALLDGIKGIEHALGRRPGPRWSPRLIDIDILAYGDAVITTERLTIPHPEIAARLFVLRPWSEIDPGWRHPVTGVSVEEMLSVLEAERA, from the coding sequence GTGCCCGTGGCCACCCTCGCGCTCGGCAGCAATCTGGGCGAGCGCGCGGCGATGCTCGACCGGGCGGAAGCCGCATTCGCGGACCTTCCCGCAACGGTCCTCGCCGCGTCCTCCCGCCACGTGACGCCGGCACTCCTGCCCCCCGGCGCGCCGCCCGACTGGAATATCGCCTATCTCAATTCCGTGGTGCAGATCGATACCGAGCTCTCGCCGCTGGCGCTGCTCGACGGCATCAAGGGGATCGAGCATGCGCTCGGCCGACGTCCCGGCCCGCGCTGGTCGCCGCGCCTGATCGACATCGACATCCTCGCCTACGGCGACGCGGTCATCACGACCGAGCGGCTGACGATCCCGCACCCGGAGATCGCCGCGCGGCTCTTTGTCCTGCGCCCCTGGTCGGAGATCGACCCGGGCTGGCGTCACCCCGTCACGGGCGTCAGCGTCGAGGAGATGCTGTCGGTGCTGGAGGCCGAGCGGGCGTGA
- the folP gene encoding dihydropteroate synthase has protein sequence MTKIVGILNVTPDSFANARHTLAPDAAIAEAQAQLVAGADVIDVGAESTRPGGVEVTPQEEWARLAPCLPEIIRLAREHGALVSVDTRNPATAERAIGAGADWINDVGGTGPEMATVIAAADPRVSLVLMHAVTVPVVPGRTLPPSTDMIAFITDWFARRLTELAAAGVDPSRVILDPGIGFGTTPRQAFDIVARLPELRALGRPVFVGHSRKSFMKCITDAPAPERDDVTLALSGVMLLHGADFLRVHNVARHVALRDRLARVPA, from the coding sequence GTGACGAAGATCGTCGGCATCCTCAACGTCACCCCCGATTCGTTCGCCAACGCGCGCCACACGCTGGCGCCCGACGCGGCGATCGCCGAGGCGCAGGCGCAGCTCGTCGCGGGCGCGGACGTGATCGACGTCGGCGCCGAATCGACACGGCCGGGCGGCGTCGAGGTCACGCCGCAGGAGGAGTGGGCCCGCCTCGCCCCCTGCCTGCCGGAGATCATCCGCCTCGCCCGCGAGCACGGGGCCCTCGTCAGTGTCGACACGCGCAACCCGGCGACGGCCGAGCGCGCGATCGGGGCGGGAGCGGACTGGATCAACGACGTCGGCGGCACGGGTCCGGAGATGGCCACGGTGATCGCGGCCGCCGATCCGCGCGTTTCCCTCGTCCTGATGCACGCGGTCACCGTGCCGGTGGTGCCGGGCCGCACGCTGCCGCCGTCGACCGACATGATCGCCTTCATCACCGACTGGTTCGCGCGCCGCCTGACAGAGCTCGCCGCGGCGGGCGTCGACCCGTCGCGCGTGATCCTCGACCCCGGCATCGGCTTCGGCACCACGCCGCGTCAGGCCTTCGACATCGTCGCCCGCCTGCCGGAGCTGCGCGCCCTCGGCCGCCCCGTATTCGTCGGCCACTCGCGAAAGTCCTTCATGAAGTGCATCACCGACGCGCCGGCGCCGGAGCGCGACGACGTGACCCTCGCCCTCTCCGGCGTGATGCTGCTGCACGGGGCGGACTTCCTGCGCGTGCACAACGTCGCGCGCCACGTCGCGCTTCGGGACCGGCTGGCGCGCGTCCCGGCTTGA
- a CDS encoding ATP-binding protein, with protein sequence MTNDALTDRLDRLIAIMERMAPPATPAPDFDSADAFLWQAEAGGRLMPVPKVSRVGLGALKGIDSNRDLLLENTRRFAKGLPANNALLWGARGMGKSSLVKAVHAEIDGLKLVEIHREDIAALPALMSVLRPAPYRFVILCDDLSFDAGETSYKSLKAVLDGGIEGRPENVLFYATSNRRHILSREMVENERGTAINPGDAVEEKVSLSDRFGLWLGFHRCTQDDYLAMVNGYVAAFSIPVEADELRRDALEWATTRGSRSGRVAWQYVQDLAGRTGTSIQL encoded by the coding sequence ATGACGAACGACGCTCTTACCGACCGCCTCGACCGGCTGATCGCGATCATGGAGCGCATGGCGCCTCCCGCGACCCCGGCGCCGGACTTCGACAGCGCGGACGCGTTCCTGTGGCAGGCCGAGGCCGGCGGGCGCCTCATGCCGGTGCCGAAGGTCAGCCGCGTCGGCCTCGGCGCGCTCAAGGGCATCGACTCCAACCGCGATCTCCTGCTGGAGAACACGCGCCGCTTCGCGAAGGGGCTTCCGGCCAACAACGCCCTCCTGTGGGGCGCGCGGGGCATGGGCAAGTCCTCCCTGGTGAAGGCCGTCCACGCCGAGATCGACGGGCTGAAGCTCGTCGAGATCCACCGCGAGGACATCGCCGCCCTCCCCGCGCTCATGAGCGTCCTGCGACCGGCGCCCTACCGCTTCGTCATCCTCTGCGACGACCTTTCGTTCGACGCCGGCGAGACGTCCTACAAGTCGCTGAAGGCGGTGCTGGACGGCGGCATCGAGGGCCGGCCGGAGAACGTCCTCTTCTACGCCACGTCCAACCGCCGCCACATCCTGTCGCGCGAGATGGTGGAGAACGAGCGCGGCACGGCGATCAACCCGGGCGACGCGGTGGAGGAGAAGGTCTCCCTGTCGGACCGCTTCGGCCTCTGGCTCGGCTTCCACCGCTGCACCCAGGACGACTACCTCGCCATGGTGAACGGGTATGTCGCCGCGTTCTCGATCCCCGTCGAGGCGGACGAGCTGCGGCGGGACGCGCTGGAATGGGCGACGACGCGCGGCTCGCGCTCCGGCCGCGTCGCCTGGCAGTACGTGCAGGACCTCGCCGGCCGCACCGGCACCTCGATCCAGCTCTGA